In Listeria monocytogenes, the following proteins share a genomic window:
- a CDS encoding glycoside hydrolase family 1 protein, which produces MKELLTFPKDFWWGSAWSAEQAEGRGDTGKAKTVWEHWFETEPNRFYEGVGSEITTDHFNRYKEDVQWMKKTGQNSFRISISWARMFPNDGVGEVNPKAIAFYRDLLTEMNENGIKPFANLYHFDMPVALQDAGGWESREVVDAYVHFADTCFKEFGDLVYHWFTFNEPLGPILGGYLEDFHYPNQIDFKRGAQAGFNTILAHALAIKAFKKLNLSSKIGVILNLSPTYPRSQNEYDLEAAEICDAFYTRSFLDPMVKGTFPEKLVEIMREYDQMPEYTEEDLTIIKENTAQILGLNYYEPRRVKARLTAINEKSPFLPDWFFEPHNMPGKRMNIYRGWEIYERGIYDLCIDIRDNYGNIESFISENGMGVANEERFLNEEGQIQDDYRIQFVKDHLAYVHQAIAEGCDIKGYHLWTFIDCWSWINAYKNRYGLVSLDVETGKRTMKKSGEFYKKMSDMNGFEYETSKLVGTKREETTNG; this is translated from the coding sequence ATGAAAGAATTATTAACGTTTCCAAAAGATTTTTGGTGGGGCTCTGCGTGGTCTGCGGAACAAGCAGAAGGTCGCGGCGACACTGGTAAGGCAAAAACTGTTTGGGAGCATTGGTTTGAAACAGAACCGAATCGCTTTTACGAAGGTGTAGGTTCAGAAATTACAACAGATCATTTTAATCGGTATAAAGAAGACGTTCAGTGGATGAAGAAAACAGGACAAAATTCGTTCCGGATTTCGATTTCGTGGGCGCGAATGTTTCCGAATGATGGTGTTGGCGAAGTGAACCCGAAAGCTATTGCGTTTTATCGCGATTTACTTACTGAAATGAATGAAAACGGTATCAAACCATTCGCGAACTTATATCATTTCGATATGCCCGTTGCACTTCAAGATGCTGGTGGCTGGGAATCAAGAGAAGTTGTAGATGCCTATGTTCATTTTGCAGATACTTGTTTTAAAGAATTCGGCGATTTAGTTTATCACTGGTTTACATTTAACGAACCACTTGGACCGATTCTTGGCGGCTATTTAGAAGATTTCCATTATCCGAATCAAATCGACTTCAAACGAGGCGCACAAGCTGGTTTTAATACGATTTTGGCGCATGCGTTAGCCATTAAAGCATTTAAAAAATTAAACTTGTCATCAAAAATCGGCGTTATTTTAAACCTTAGCCCGACTTATCCACGTAGCCAAAACGAATACGATTTAGAAGCTGCAGAAATTTGTGATGCTTTTTACACGAGAAGTTTCTTGGATCCGATGGTTAAAGGAACTTTCCCAGAAAAATTAGTTGAAATTATGCGCGAATACGATCAAATGCCGGAATATACGGAAGAAGATTTGACGATTATTAAAGAAAATACGGCGCAAATTCTTGGCCTAAATTACTATGAACCAAGACGCGTCAAAGCCCGTTTAACAGCAATTAATGAAAAAAGTCCGTTTTTACCAGATTGGTTTTTTGAACCGCATAATATGCCAGGTAAACGAATGAATATTTATCGCGGTTGGGAAATTTATGAACGTGGGATTTACGATTTATGTATTGATATTCGTGATAATTACGGCAATATCGAATCATTTATTTCTGAAAATGGTATGGGTGTGGCAAATGAAGAGCGTTTCTTAAATGAAGAAGGACAAATTCAAGATGATTACCGGATTCAATTCGTCAAAGATCATTTGGCGTATGTACATCAAGCGATTGCAGAAGGTTGCGATATTAAAGGGTATCACCTGTGGACTTTCATTGATTGTTGGTCGTGGATTAACGCATATAAAAACCGTTACGGACTCGTTTCACTTGATGTCGAAACTGGCAAACGTACAATGAAGAAAAGTGGCGAATTTTATAAAAAAATGAGTGACATGAACGGTTTTGAATATGAAACAAGCAAACTAGTTGGGACGAAAAGGGAGGAAACAACTAATGGCTGA
- a CDS encoding T7SS effector LXG polymorphic toxin: MSRIDIAELNDFLQGLRSSNAEAKKMIRGIQQAASKYAQDKSLKGQAVSASQSYFASSYPSIAQSVLEALEESEERLAQYIREFGSQVDSSPSARIDAEILQEAMAKVASLKRKEEDLHRQLTAPNTKPDMQQVYVVQARSAHTQLLQAIEKEDILERYIAFEQSHAQFFSALTELIHSTGRAVQELKQNVTFHEKTGTYAVPKSVHASISLMRKAMDKARKENAKDPFPEAFEDYQLFAYTYVNDKGETVTMWLLERNGKRASNKELQAFLEENGAELDPILYTNLSGEELERKVNDAWKDGVNYLNGQKVTGLSGATLRSSAYVASVKDAMDDAGLTEMALGLGFGIAAARNKAVIPKKQDDLKVSNFNRDQILKNIEASKKAREASNFSEYLKREKELLKQIKKANGAKVNELKPNEINNMSLNDLRNSIPEGWKFFENNGRVHIKDTSGQMRIRIDPPDKITKYQHMHIYDDLGNPLDKLGNIVDRTSLDGHLPWNDK, translated from the coding sequence ATGAGTCGAATCGACATTGCAGAACTCAATGACTTTCTTCAAGGATTACGAAGCAGTAATGCTGAAGCGAAGAAAATGATACGCGGAATTCAACAAGCAGCAAGCAAGTATGCGCAAGATAAAAGTTTAAAAGGGCAAGCAGTATCAGCTTCCCAAAGCTATTTTGCTTCCAGTTATCCCTCTATTGCACAAAGTGTTTTAGAAGCTCTAGAAGAAAGTGAAGAACGTCTAGCACAATACATACGCGAGTTTGGTAGCCAAGTGGACAGCTCGCCTTCCGCACGAATTGATGCGGAAATCCTTCAAGAAGCGATGGCGAAAGTGGCGAGTTTGAAGCGAAAAGAAGAAGATTTACATCGCCAACTCACTGCACCGAATACGAAACCGGATATGCAACAAGTCTACGTAGTCCAAGCAAGAAGTGCGCACACGCAATTACTGCAAGCTATCGAAAAAGAAGATATACTAGAGAGGTACATCGCCTTTGAACAAAGTCATGCCCAGTTTTTTAGTGCGTTAACCGAACTCATTCACTCCACAGGACGAGCGGTGCAAGAGTTGAAACAAAATGTGACTTTCCATGAGAAAACAGGCACCTATGCTGTACCTAAAAGCGTTCATGCATCGATTAGTTTGATGAGAAAAGCGATGGATAAAGCACGTAAAGAAAACGCCAAAGATCCCTTCCCAGAAGCATTCGAAGACTATCAGTTATTCGCCTATACTTATGTGAATGATAAAGGCGAAACCGTCACGATGTGGCTATTGGAACGGAATGGCAAACGCGCCAGTAATAAAGAACTCCAAGCTTTTCTAGAGGAGAACGGAGCCGAGTTAGACCCTATTCTGTACACAAATCTTTCCGGTGAAGAGCTCGAACGCAAAGTAAATGACGCATGGAAAGACGGCGTCAACTACTTAAATGGTCAAAAAGTAACTGGGCTTTCCGGAGCGACACTGAGGTCCTCTGCTTATGTAGCCAGCGTGAAGGATGCGATGGATGATGCCGGTTTGACCGAAATGGCATTAGGATTAGGCTTTGGTATTGCAGCGGCGAGGAATAAAGCAGTCATCCCGAAAAAACAAGATGACTTAAAAGTAAGCAATTTTAATAGAGACCAAATCCTGAAAAATATTGAAGCAAGTAAAAAAGCAAGAGAAGCTTCTAATTTTAGTGAGTATTTAAAGAGAGAGAAAGAGCTTTTAAAACAAATTAAAAAAGCTAATGGAGCTAAGGTTAATGAATTAAAACCTAATGAAATTAATAATATGTCACTAAATGATTTGCGTAATAGTATTCCAGAAGGATGGAAATTCTTTGAAAATAATGGTCGAGTCCACATAAAAGATACAAGCGGGCAGATGAGAATACGCATTGATCCACCTGATAAAATAACGAAATACCAACACATGCATATTTATGATGATTTGGGAAATCCATTAGATAAATTAGGAAATATAGTTGATAGAACTAGTCTTGATGGGCATCTGCCATGGAATGATAAATAA
- a CDS encoding DeoR/GlpR family DNA-binding transcription regulator, translating to MKVQRIQAIENLIHEKGSISLDDLCEQFNVSKNTVRRDIAKLLQKNTIQKVYGGVVSVYNNPEEIRPFENRDTENHTEKQLIGKAAADFIEENDLIFIDSGTTTSCLAAALPTDKEITIITNSLDVINFASEMDNVKLIVIGSTFKTSTKSFIGVENWGFFEKYNITKAFMAATALSTTHGVMNSDILEYEIKRHMMEKATEKFLLVDHTKVDKSALLTYGELAEFDWLVTSKDMAGGYLGYCEDVGVLVRLV from the coding sequence ATGAAAGTACAACGCATTCAAGCGATTGAGAATTTAATTCACGAAAAAGGCAGTATTAGCCTCGATGATTTATGCGAACAATTCAACGTTTCCAAAAATACCGTTCGCCGAGACATTGCCAAACTTCTCCAAAAAAACACCATCCAAAAAGTCTATGGTGGCGTCGTTTCTGTTTATAATAATCCCGAAGAAATTCGACCATTCGAAAATCGTGATACAGAAAATCACACAGAAAAACAGCTTATCGGAAAAGCGGCGGCTGATTTTATTGAAGAGAATGATTTGATTTTTATTGATTCTGGCACAACGACTAGCTGTCTCGCTGCTGCTCTGCCAACGGATAAGGAGATTACTATTATTACGAACAGCCTAGATGTGATTAATTTTGCGAGTGAAATGGATAATGTGAAATTGATTGTTATTGGCTCGACTTTTAAAACGAGTACTAAATCATTTATTGGCGTGGAGAACTGGGGATTTTTTGAGAAATATAATATTACGAAAGCTTTTATGGCCGCAACTGCGCTTTCGACTACGCACGGAGTAATGAATTCGGATATTTTGGAGTATGAGATTAAGCGCCATATGATGGAAAAAGCTACGGAGAAATTTTTGTTGGTGGATCATACGAAGGTGGATAAGTCGGCTTTGCTTACGTACGGAGAGTTGGCGGAATTTGATTGGTTGGTTACCTCGAAGGACATGGCTGGTGGGTATTTGGGGTATTGTGAGGATGTTGGGGTTTTGGTGAGGTTGGTTTAG
- a CDS encoding effector binding domain-containing protein: MAFEIVELKKETFTGNKVEIPEFDPQKGFGPMSEIKESAYTKFAKNEKDYVGINASLDGLQYYIVASAKGENGDTTFDIPEGKYAKFVTSETDRPALDGFIGAAYGEVSQSDTVGIAGSFNLEDLREAEFTLYIPVVSK, encoded by the coding sequence ATGGCATTTGAAATTGTTGAATTAAAAAAAGAAACATTTACTGGAAATAAAGTAGAAATCCCTGAATTTGATCCACAAAAAGGCTTTGGCCCAATGAGCGAAATTAAAGAATCAGCCTACACAAAATTTGCAAAAAACGAAAAAGACTACGTTGGCATTAACGCAAGTCTTGACGGCCTACAATATTACATCGTAGCTAGTGCAAAAGGTGAAAACGGCGACACTACTTTCGACATTCCAGAAGGCAAATACGCAAAATTCGTAACAAGCGAAACAGACCGTCCAGCTCTAGACGGCTTCATCGGCGCAGCATACGGCGAAGTGAGCCAAAGCGATACGGTTGGTATTGCGGGATCGTTTAATTTGGAGGATCTTAGAGAAGCGGAGTTTACGCTTTATATTCCGGTTGTTAGTAAGTAA
- a CDS encoding DUF3130 domain-containing protein, protein MREIKVNEATFQKHASKLDSKSAGSYLPLKGGNMAYSRANSINQLRSALIDLVDVVEDFQAVTKQDAGRLKKMGMAYAKQDQAMGQKINQLEVR, encoded by the coding sequence ATGAGAGAGATAAAAGTCAACGAAGCAACGTTCCAAAAACATGCCTCGAAGCTAGACAGCAAAAGCGCGGGAAGCTATTTGCCGTTAAAAGGTGGAAATATGGCATACTCACGAGCGAATTCTATCAATCAGTTACGGTCTGCATTAATTGATTTGGTCGATGTGGTAGAAGATTTCCAAGCCGTGACAAAGCAAGATGCGGGTAGATTAAAGAAAATGGGCATGGCCTATGCGAAACAAGATCAAGCGATGGGACAGAAAATAAATCAGCTGGAGGTGCGATAG
- a CDS encoding PTS sugar transporter subunit IIC has product MAETKKKSIVNGFINVAQRLGGQIHLRSLRDAFASIMPFMILAGFVTLINYVILEPTGFMGKIVNPDTLKTWQEIGISIGNGTLSVITLLVTVAISYHLCLNRGYKNVIAPILVALSSFIVVTPIAMTFLPEGASKSIEVPNVIPVSYTGASGMFVGIIVGLIATDLFIKLSKNKRMQINLTGNIPPAVIKSFNVLIPIMITVIIFSVMSFAVNQIFNMDFNTLVTTIITKPLSYVTTSLPGFLLITSIANLFFGLGIHQAVISGPLLDPFLLQNMQENMVAYANHQEIPHIINMAFKDTFAVMGGSGNTIGLLIAIFIFGKRKDYKDISKLSAAPSLFNISEPIIFGLPIVFNPLLIIPFVLAPIFSLTTAYFATAAGWINHVVVQTPWTTPPIISGFLATGGDWRASVLQVIIIVVTVFIYLPFLRMDEKVAFATAQKTEAK; this is encoded by the coding sequence ATGGCTGAAACGAAAAAGAAATCGATTGTTAATGGATTTATTAATGTAGCACAACGTCTTGGTGGTCAGATTCATTTGCGTTCATTGCGTGATGCTTTTGCGAGTATTATGCCGTTCATGATTTTAGCAGGTTTTGTCACGCTGATTAACTATGTTATTTTAGAACCGACTGGCTTTATGGGCAAAATTGTTAACCCAGATACACTTAAAACATGGCAAGAGATTGGTATTTCAATCGGAAATGGTACGCTGAGTGTTATTACGCTTTTAGTCACTGTGGCAATTTCGTATCATTTATGTTTGAACCGCGGCTATAAAAACGTCATTGCTCCAATTCTTGTCGCTTTATCTTCTTTTATTGTTGTAACACCGATTGCGATGACGTTCCTTCCAGAAGGCGCATCAAAATCAATCGAAGTACCGAACGTTATCCCAGTTAGTTATACTGGCGCGTCAGGCATGTTCGTCGGTATTATCGTTGGTTTAATTGCAACCGATTTATTCATTAAATTATCGAAAAACAAACGCATGCAAATCAATTTAACAGGAAATATTCCACCGGCAGTTATTAAATCATTTAACGTGTTAATTCCGATTATGATTACGGTTATTATTTTCTCAGTTATGTCATTTGCCGTTAATCAAATTTTCAACATGGACTTTAATACACTTGTGACAACGATTATCACGAAGCCGCTTAGCTATGTGACGACAAGTCTTCCAGGGTTCTTGCTGATTACTTCTATCGCTAACTTATTCTTCGGTTTGGGTATTCACCAAGCAGTTATTTCTGGTCCGTTACTGGATCCATTTTTACTTCAAAATATGCAAGAAAACATGGTTGCCTACGCGAATCATCAAGAAATTCCGCATATTATTAACATGGCTTTCAAAGACACGTTTGCGGTTATGGGTGGCTCAGGAAACACGATTGGCTTATTAATTGCCATTTTCATCTTTGGGAAACGAAAAGATTACAAAGATATCTCGAAACTATCTGCGGCACCATCACTATTTAACATCAGTGAGCCAATCATCTTTGGTCTACCGATTGTGTTCAACCCGTTACTTATTATCCCGTTCGTATTAGCGCCGATTTTCTCCTTAACAACAGCGTATTTTGCGACAGCAGCAGGTTGGATTAATCATGTAGTTGTACAAACACCGTGGACGACACCGCCGATTATTTCTGGTTTCCTAGCAACTGGTGGGGACTGGCGCGCGTCCGTTTTACAAGTAATTATCATTGTTGTGACGGTCTTTATCTATCTGCCGTTCCTACGTATGGATGAAAAAGTTGCTTTTGCTACAGCTCAAAAAACAGAAGCAAAATAA
- a CDS encoding PTS sugar transporter subunit IIB: MKNILLVCNAGMSTSFLVEKMKAAGAEQGVEANIWAVSDAELHENWEKADVILLGPQVGYLKGNTEKVVGGKIPVEVINMLDYGRVNGAAVLERAIELIG; this comes from the coding sequence ATGAAAAACATTTTATTAGTATGTAATGCTGGTATGTCCACAAGTTTCTTAGTAGAAAAAATGAAAGCAGCAGGCGCGGAACAAGGCGTTGAAGCAAATATCTGGGCTGTATCCGACGCTGAACTACACGAAAACTGGGAAAAAGCAGATGTCATTTTGCTTGGACCACAAGTTGGTTATTTAAAAGGCAACACAGAAAAAGTAGTTGGCGGAAAAATTCCTGTCGAAGTAATTAATATGCTAGACTACGGCCGTGTCAATGGAGCGGCGGTACTTGAAAGAGCAATCGAATTAATCGGTTAA
- a CDS encoding YafY family protein, whose protein sequence is MKIERLIGIIMLLLQRELVSASEMATMFEVSKRTIFRDIDTLAMANIPIYTIAGTKGGIGIMPTYKVDKKLLTVDDLTAIIASLDGMEQLLSSAETKKTLQKMKNMLDHSSEPPKSSISLDFSNLSMKNELNAKVESLYLAIKKHQLVELSYIDRTGNQTIRKTEPYHLLFRNRSWYLQGYSLERSDFRTFKMSRIVELKTLEETFEARPFSVKPFGAPPDRPMFLMHEVSLIVDKIAREQIIERFDLVEISQQDDAHFLAKVTLPDHEAGYRFLLQLGTHVTIQNRDDFYDNFVDYLKEIQGKYI, encoded by the coding sequence ATGAAAATCGAGCGACTCATCGGAATCATTATGCTGCTTCTCCAACGCGAGCTAGTCAGTGCTTCTGAAATGGCTACAATGTTTGAGGTTTCCAAACGTACTATTTTCCGCGATATTGACACACTCGCGATGGCGAATATCCCGATTTACACGATTGCCGGAACAAAGGGTGGCATTGGTATTATGCCTACCTACAAAGTCGATAAAAAGCTTCTCACAGTAGATGATTTAACCGCAATTATTGCTAGTTTGGACGGGATGGAACAGTTGCTTTCTTCCGCCGAAACCAAGAAAACCCTCCAAAAAATGAAAAACATGCTCGACCATTCAAGCGAACCGCCTAAAAGTTCCATTTCGCTCGATTTCTCCAATTTGTCCATGAAAAACGAATTAAACGCTAAAGTCGAAAGTTTATATTTAGCGATTAAAAAACATCAACTCGTGGAACTCAGCTATATTGATCGAACGGGCAACCAAACCATTCGTAAAACTGAGCCTTATCACCTCCTGTTTAGGAATCGTTCTTGGTATTTGCAAGGTTACAGTTTGGAACGCAGTGATTTTCGAACATTTAAAATGTCGCGGATTGTTGAACTAAAAACGCTAGAAGAAACGTTTGAAGCTCGCCCTTTTAGTGTAAAACCGTTTGGCGCCCCACCCGACAGACCGATGTTTTTGATGCATGAAGTCAGCTTAATTGTCGATAAAATTGCCCGCGAGCAAATCATCGAGCGCTTTGATCTAGTCGAAATCTCGCAGCAAGATGACGCACACTTTTTGGCAAAAGTGACGCTTCCTGACCACGAGGCTGGGTACCGCTTTTTGCTCCAACTTGGAACGCATGTAACCATTCAAAACCGTGATGACTTTTACGATAATTTTGTTGACTACTTAAAGGAAATCCAAGGAAAATATATCTAA